One genomic region from Bacteroidota bacterium encodes:
- the uvrA gene encoding excinuclease ABC subunit UvrA, giving the protein MKTSKSGEKIQRRKNSTKYKKNDRILTKNLIIRGARVHNLKNINLELPRNQLIVFTGVSGSGKSSLAFDTIYAEGQRRFVESLSAYARQFLERMDKPDVDSIEGLSPAIAIEQITSTRNPRSTVGTTTEIYDYLRLLFARIGKTICHKCGKFVQRDSVKTVLSKLETELADLSESRLYVMFPLQTHTKASFKKEIENIKKQGFIRIFCKNELIDLTEISSTKLCTKELNKSDIFVVVDRIIFRKSDDTTRLADSIETAFNLGNGNLILKVLENDKTLRFNQHFNCADCSIGYEEPDPRLFSFNNPYGACPVCQGFGKSVGIDLDLVIPNKSKTIRDGAIQPWTTPKWKKYLEDFIIIADDAGVRLDVPFYDLTKEEINIILNGWDGFAGLYKFFKFIESKSYKIHYRYFLSRFRGYTTCQDCNGSRVRKEALNIRIADKTIFDVVRMTLDQAFVFFNPSFDGQLSEFDFNIASRILEELKRRLKYLVDVGIGYLTLDRLSNTLSGGESQRINLATSLGSSLMGAIYVLDEPSIGLHPRDNDKLIGILKSIRDVGNTVIVVEHDSDMMKSADVILDLGPGAGENGGNVVFQGTYDEIKRDSMSLTGKYLSGRLAIPLPKNRRFNETKNLIIKGASANNLKNVDVEIPLNKFVCITGVSGSGKSTLVMDILYPALKNIKANSSVNSENFLSENLKHLQGSQFIDGVELVDQSPIGRTPRSNPVTYIKVFDAIRNLYANTQAARIRGYTPGSFSFNVAAGRCDACEGSGIQVIEMQFLADLQLTCDVCKGKRFKKEILEVKYHSKNISDVLNLTVSEAITFFSSDVSARRIVKQLQILLDVGLGYIRLGQQATTLSGGEAQRIKLAAHLLAQDTGGRKLFIFDEPTTGLHFDDIAKLLKCFDALIMDGHSVLIIEHNMDVIKCADWIIDLGPEAGEAGGRVVAVGTPEEVALNKNSHTGKFLKIIDSMREYYYRNKNLLSY; this is encoded by the coding sequence ATGAAAACATCTAAGTCAGGCGAAAAGATTCAAAGAAGAAAGAACTCAACAAAGTACAAGAAGAACGACCGTATTCTTACCAAAAATCTTATCATCCGCGGCGCACGGGTTCACAATCTCAAAAACATTAATTTAGAACTCCCCCGCAACCAACTTATTGTATTTACAGGAGTTAGCGGTTCGGGGAAATCGAGTTTAGCTTTTGATACAATCTATGCCGAAGGACAGCGCCGTTTTGTCGAAAGTTTATCAGCTTATGCCCGCCAATTTCTTGAACGAATGGATAAACCCGACGTTGATTCTATCGAGGGATTGAGTCCGGCTATTGCAATCGAACAAATCACTTCCACACGTAATCCTCGATCGACAGTCGGTACAACCACTGAAATATATGACTATCTCCGACTTCTCTTTGCTCGAATCGGAAAAACCATTTGCCACAAATGTGGAAAATTCGTTCAACGCGACTCGGTTAAAACCGTACTCTCCAAATTAGAAACAGAGCTTGCTGATCTTTCCGAATCACGCCTTTATGTAATGTTCCCTTTGCAAACTCACACCAAAGCAAGTTTTAAGAAAGAAATCGAGAATATCAAGAAGCAGGGATTTATAAGAATCTTTTGTAAAAACGAGTTGATAGATTTAACAGAAATTTCCTCAACAAAACTTTGTACGAAGGAGTTAAACAAGAGCGATATATTTGTAGTAGTCGATAGAATAATTTTCAGAAAATCGGACGACACTACACGGCTTGCAGATTCGATTGAAACAGCATTTAATCTTGGAAATGGTAATCTGATTTTAAAAGTTCTTGAGAACGATAAAACTTTACGATTCAACCAGCATTTTAATTGTGCTGATTGCAGCATCGGGTATGAAGAACCTGACCCGCGTTTGTTTTCGTTTAACAATCCTTATGGGGCTTGCCCTGTTTGTCAAGGTTTTGGGAAATCGGTAGGGATAGATTTAGATTTGGTAATACCGAACAAATCGAAAACTATTCGTGATGGCGCCATTCAACCTTGGACTACACCCAAATGGAAAAAATATCTTGAAGATTTTATAATAATTGCTGACGATGCGGGTGTTCGTTTAGATGTTCCGTTTTATGATTTAACTAAAGAAGAAATCAACATCATACTAAATGGATGGGATGGTTTCGCCGGTCTTTACAAATTTTTTAAGTTCATCGAAAGCAAATCGTATAAAATACATTACAGATATTTTTTAAGTCGCTTCCGTGGTTATACTACCTGCCAGGATTGTAATGGTTCACGTGTAAGAAAAGAAGCATTAAACATTCGTATTGCAGATAAGACAATTTTCGATGTTGTGCGGATGACGCTTGATCAGGCGTTCGTTTTTTTTAATCCGTCGTTTGACGGACAATTAAGTGAATTCGATTTTAATATTGCCAGCAGAATATTAGAAGAACTGAAACGCCGCTTGAAATATCTTGTTGATGTTGGAATCGGATATCTCACACTCGACCGGTTATCGAACACTCTTTCGGGGGGCGAATCGCAACGGATTAATTTAGCTACATCTTTAGGTTCGTCGTTAATGGGTGCTATTTATGTTTTAGATGAACCGAGTATCGGATTGCACCCGCGTGATAACGACAAACTTATCGGGATTCTTAAATCGATACGAGATGTGGGCAATACCGTTATTGTAGTTGAACATGATTCAGATATGATGAAATCGGCAGATGTGATACTTGATTTAGGACCGGGGGCTGGCGAAAACGGCGGAAATGTAGTGTTTCAAGGGACTTACGATGAAATCAAAAGAGATTCAATGTCGCTTACCGGCAAGTATTTGAGCGGAAGGCTCGCTATTCCGCTCCCTAAAAATCGAAGATTTAATGAGACCAAAAACCTTATCATAAAAGGTGCATCAGCAAACAACCTGAAAAATGTGGATGTCGAAATTCCACTGAATAAATTTGTATGTATCACCGGCGTGAGTGGTTCCGGTAAAAGCACATTGGTAATGGATATACTTTATCCGGCTCTCAAGAATATCAAAGCGAACAGTAGCGTTAATTCAGAAAATTTTCTCTCCGAAAATCTCAAGCATCTGCAGGGAAGCCAATTTATAGACGGCGTTGAATTGGTTGACCAATCCCCGATTGGTCGAACGCCGCGCTCGAACCCTGTTACTTATATAAAAGTTTTTGATGCAATCCGAAATCTTTATGCAAACACGCAAGCTGCAAGAATCCGTGGATATACACCGGGAAGTTTTTCGTTCAACGTGGCTGCTGGCCGTTGCGATGCTTGCGAAGGAAGCGGTATCCAAGTTATCGAGATGCAGTTCCTTGCCGACTTGCAACTGACTTGCGATGTTTGTAAAGGAAAACGCTTTAAAAAAGAAATACTCGAAGTCAAATACCACAGTAAAAATATAAGCGATGTTTTGAACCTGACTGTCTCGGAAGCAATAACATTTTTCAGTTCCGATGTTTCAGCACGACGGATTGTCAAGCAATTACAGATTTTACTTGACGTAGGACTTGGATACATCCGGCTTGGGCAACAGGCAACAACACTATCGGGCGGTGAAGCACAACGAATAAAATTAGCCGCACACTTGTTAGCGCAGGATACAGGAGGTAGAAAACTTTTTATTTTCGATGAGCCGACAACAGGTTTACATTTCGATGATATTGCAAAACTTTTAAAATGCTTCGACGCCTTAATTATGGACGGACACTCAGTTCTCATCATCGAACATAATATGGATGTAATAAAATGCGCCGATTGGATAATTGATTTAGGTCCCGAAGCCGGTGAGGCAGGCGGTCGTGTTGTTGCGGTTGGAACTCCCGAAGAAGTTGCTTTAAATAAAAACTCACATACTGGAAAGTTTTTAAAAATAATTGATAGTATGCGGGAGTATTATTACCGAAACAAAAATTTACTCAGTTACTGA
- a CDS encoding TetR/AcrR family transcriptional regulator encodes MPENQEISQDLKKNQILAAAKQVFGRFGFAKTTLDDVANAVGMKKASLYYYYDSKEELFRDVVKSETDELVTELENKVLTITGVHDQLTIFIKTRINYFQKLINLHNLTVNSILEFRPISELLYREFFEKQILIVVKIFSDGLQRGELKNVDTHRAANIFVSAIESIATKVLSKSKSTNEINYKSIENDSLFLTELIINGLKK; translated from the coding sequence ATGCCAGAAAATCAAGAAATTTCACAGGATTTAAAGAAAAATCAAATCCTCGCAGCCGCTAAACAGGTGTTTGGCAGGTTCGGATTTGCTAAAACCACACTCGATGATGTGGCAAATGCAGTCGGTATGAAAAAAGCTTCGCTCTACTATTACTACGACAGCAAGGAAGAACTTTTTAGGGATGTTGTAAAATCGGAGACGGATGAATTGGTAACAGAGTTGGAAAATAAAGTATTAACAATCACCGGTGTTCACGACCAATTAACCATTTTTATAAAAACTCGCATCAATTATTTTCAGAAATTAATTAACCTTCATAACCTAACAGTAAATTCTATTTTAGAATTCAGACCAATATCAGAACTGCTCTACCGCGAATTTTTTGAGAAACAAATTCTGATAGTTGTAAAAATTTTTTCGGATGGACTGCAGAGAGGTGAATTGAAAAATGTTGATACCCACAGAGCGGCGAATATATTCGTCTCGGCTATCGAATCAATCGCAACGAAAGTCCTTAGCAAAAGCAAGTCAACAAACGAAATAAATTATAAGTCTATCGAAAACGATTCGCTCTTCTTAACAGAGCTAATTATTAACGGACTTAAAAAATGA
- a CDS encoding TolC family protein, producing the protein MNKIIQENILKIKCIIILLSFFLITATIIKAQENVARKINLQTAIELALEQNKALNISKLEVDKTHSKLTEARSNLLPKINASGQYTNNIKKPVIFLPPGTPFSRPGQPAIMEIGSDHSYSGIISASLPVFSYPIYIGMSMANTGKDLAEETFRGTKFKTIADVKKSFYGVLLSREVKNLMIASLKNANDNFENVRKMQKQGLVSEYDLIRAEVQVENVKPIALQAENNYELAKNSFKIALGLDASVNIDIDGELDYKQTETPNFTRTVEVLDQNNSDIKQLQYHVDIAKSMINLERSGHLPTLAAFGNYQYQTQANDLKFKDYNWVNTQFVGLQLQIPIFNGWGTQAKIDQAKISYQQLLDRQNLLTEAVKIQAQNVIYRIEQGKKRIDGQDKAIAQAERGFEIAKSRYSNGLGTQLEVNDAELALTQSKVNYFQAVYDYNSAVAELEQLLGNNF; encoded by the coding sequence ATGAACAAAATAATACAGGAGAATATCTTGAAGATAAAATGCATCATAATTCTTTTATCTTTTTTCTTAATTACAGCTACAATTATAAAAGCACAAGAGAATGTAGCAAGAAAGATAAATTTACAAACTGCTATCGAGCTTGCACTCGAACAGAATAAAGCTCTGAACATCAGTAAACTTGAAGTTGATAAAACTCATTCCAAGTTGACTGAAGCCCGCAGTAATCTGCTTCCGAAAATTAATGCAAGCGGTCAATACACTAACAACATTAAAAAGCCGGTAATATTTTTACCGCCGGGAACACCATTCAGCAGACCGGGACAGCCGGCAATTATGGAAATCGGTTCCGACCATTCATATTCAGGAATAATTTCAGCATCACTACCGGTTTTCTCATATCCGATTTACATCGGTATGTCGATGGCAAACACTGGTAAAGATTTAGCAGAAGAAACTTTCAGAGGTACAAAATTTAAAACGATTGCAGATGTTAAAAAATCGTTCTACGGTGTATTACTATCTCGCGAAGTGAAAAACCTGATGATTGCAAGTTTGAAAAACGCAAACGATAATTTCGAGAACGTACGAAAAATGCAAAAACAAGGTTTGGTTTCTGAATACGATTTAATCCGCGCCGAGGTTCAAGTTGAGAATGTGAAACCAATTGCACTTCAAGCTGAAAATAATTATGAACTTGCAAAGAACTCGTTCAAAATTGCATTAGGTTTAGATGCTTCAGTAAATATAGATATCGATGGCGAACTGGATTATAAACAAACCGAAACCCCAAATTTTACGAGGACGGTAGAGGTATTAGACCAAAACAATTCTGATATAAAACAACTGCAATATCACGTAGATATCGCAAAATCGATGATAAATTTAGAACGCAGCGGACATTTACCCACACTTGCTGCTTTCGGAAATTACCAATATCAAACTCAAGCAAACGACTTAAAATTCAAAGATTATAATTGGGTAAACACGCAATTTGTTGGACTACAATTGCAAATTCCGATTTTTAACGGTTGGGGAACTCAGGCAAAAATCGACCAAGCTAAAATTTCCTACCAGCAATTGCTTGATAGGCAAAACCTGCTGACCGAAGCGGTTAAGATTCAAGCACAAAATGTAATATACCGGATTGAACAAGGGAAAAAACGCATTGATGGACAGGATAAGGCGATTGCACAAGCCGAACGTGGATTCGAGATTGCAAAGTCGAGATACAGCAATGGACTCGGAACTCAATTAGAAGTGAACGATGCCGAACTCGCTCTCACTCAGTCAAAGGTGAATTACTTTCAGGCAGTTTACGATTATAATTCTGCTGTTGCAGAGTTAGAACAACTTTT